A section of the Thermodesulfobacteriota bacterium genome encodes:
- a CDS encoding protein-L-isoaspartate(D-aspartate) O-methyltransferase produces MILLIFAIFIIIPNESFPKADHDIFERKRIEMVEKQIKARGIKDEKVINAMLKVKRHLFVENKYVDKAYGDHPLPIGEGQTISQPYVVALMTEALELKGDEKVLEIGTGSGYQAAILAEIVKEVYTIEIRKRLCETAKERLKSLGYKNVFVKHGDGYFGWPEYAPFDAIMITASANHIPPPLLSQLKEGGRLIIPLGSTVFYQNLTLVIKEKKGLRVRELQQVVFVPMAGKAKKR; encoded by the coding sequence ATGATCCTTTTAATCTTCGCTATCTTCATAATTATTCCGAACGAGTCCTTTCCAAAGGCAGACCATGACATATTCGAAAGAAAAAGGATAGAGATGGTTGAAAAGCAGATAAAGGCAAGGGGGATAAAGGACGAAAAAGTAATAAATGCGATGCTTAAAGTCAAAAGGCATCTCTTCGTTGAAAATAAATACGTTGATAAAGCGTACGGAGATCACCCATTGCCGATTGGGGAAGGCCAGACAATATCCCAACCGTACGTTGTGGCCCTTATGACGGAAGCTTTAGAACTTAAAGGAGATGAAAAAGTTTTGGAGATTGGAACCGGATCAGGCTACCAGGCTGCAATTCTAGCCGAGATAGTCAAGGAGGTTTACACGATCGAGATCCGAAAGAGGCTTTGCGAGACCGCAAAAGAAAGATTGAAAAGTCTGGGTTATAAAAATGTTTTTGTTAAACATGGAGATGGCTATTTTGGCTGGCCCGAATATGCTCCTTTTGACGCAATAATGATTACCGCATCTGCCAACCACATACCCCCACCCTTACTCTCCCAGCTAAAGGAAGGGGGAAGATTGATCATTCCGTTGGGAAGTACAGTTTTTTACCAGAACCTGACTCTTGTCATAAAAGAAAAGAAAGGTTTGAGAGTTAGAGAGCTTCAGCAAGTGGTATTTGTTCCGATGGCAGGAAAAGCCAAGAAAAGGTAA
- a CDS encoding serine hydrolase, with product MKSVLVRFFFTFFFVSSSSFGHYDFITAQAYLLVEKDSLEIIDGKNFDKEFPPASTTKVVTSIVALERLSPNEWIVAPKEVLSIPPSKMGLKPKKKYRAIDLIKGMLVKSANDAAYAIACHVSKTEERFTEIMNATARRLGALKTNFKNASGLYDPEQYTTCRDLVLIFRYALDLEPFRRIVSAKFFDFQDGRNLVRFQNRNRFLFCFEPAIGGKTGYTKASRHSYVGAFEKDGKIYILSILASEDLWGDATLILSNLYDSVPGKEEIEKAKAKDVVLASYKPKKHSAMKDRIKLKSAKPKRKQRK from the coding sequence GTGAAATCGGTTCTTGTCCGTTTCTTTTTTACTTTTTTTTTCGTTTCCTCTTCCTCTTTTGGACATTACGACTTCATTACTGCCCAAGCCTACCTTCTAGTTGAAAAAGACTCATTAGAGATAATAGACGGCAAAAACTTTGATAAAGAGTTTCCGCCCGCGAGTACAACGAAAGTGGTCACATCGATTGTTGCTTTAGAAAGGCTGTCTCCCAACGAGTGGATTGTGGCTCCAAAAGAGGTTCTATCCATACCCCCTTCAAAGATGGGGTTAAAACCTAAAAAGAAATACAGAGCTATAGACCTTATAAAAGGCATGCTCGTAAAATCAGCAAACGATGCAGCCTACGCCATCGCTTGCCACGTGTCAAAAACTGAAGAAAGGTTTACCGAAATTATGAATGCTACGGCGCGAAGACTCGGTGCATTAAAGACCAATTTCAAAAACGCATCAGGCCTCTACGACCCGGAACAGTACACAACGTGCCGCGATCTTGTCCTTATATTCAGATATGCCTTGGATTTGGAACCTTTCAGAAGGATCGTTTCGGCCAAATTTTTCGATTTTCAGGATGGTCGGAATCTCGTAAGATTCCAAAACCGTAACCGCTTCCTTTTCTGCTTCGAGCCCGCCATAGGGGGGAAAACCGGCTACACGAAGGCCTCAAGGCACAGTTACGTAGGAGCATTTGAAAAGGATGGAAAGATCTACATTCTCTCCATTCTTGCAAGTGAGGATCTTTGGGGTGATGCAACATTAATTCTTTCAAATCTTTACGATTCTGTTCCAGGAAAGGAAGAGATTGAAAAGGCGAAGGCAAAAGACGTAGTTCTCGCATCCTATAAGCCGAAGAAACATTCTGCGATGAAGGATCGTATAAAGCTCAAATCTGCAAAGCCCAAAAGGAAGCAAAGGAAATGA
- a CDS encoding M48 family metalloprotease produces the protein MEEEKKYGRELHREILKSVKINSDFFVAFYVEELKRKLEEVADPPLPVKLTVIESRSVEAFATIGGYLYITTGLLEFCETEEELAGVLAHELAHIQRRHIAKRFEKEKYINIGRLATVLLALLVGEPKTKEAIIASGMGTLQSVSLMYSREDELEADFVAATILEKAGFGCLGIVEFLKRLRLKGKDPGLPQYLLTHPHHEERMSKLEPFCRRDEKRERKDDLFKFISVRTKILNYPSKTELLAHYLRKYQENGSDVLAAYGASLIKSILGKREDALKIIESINSRFKKIFLGEILLRIRNYEEAAQVLKGEESPYGKYLLARAIEESGKLKEANRLYSELLFFADSFPEIYFRLGMNYGRSGNEAKGFEYLGRYYLGIGREDEAKTYLKKAISKYGVNSSEAQELLSLLSGLSKR, from the coding sequence TTGGAAGAAGAGAAAAAATACGGCAGAGAACTCCATAGAGAAATCTTAAAGAGCGTAAAAATAAATTCTGATTTCTTTGTAGCTTTCTACGTAGAAGAACTTAAACGGAAATTGGAAGAGGTGGCAGATCCTCCTCTCCCTGTCAAATTAACAGTGATAGAGTCGAGAAGCGTTGAGGCATTCGCTACAATCGGCGGGTATCTGTACATAACAACTGGCCTTTTGGAATTCTGCGAGACGGAGGAAGAACTTGCCGGTGTTTTAGCACACGAACTCGCCCATATCCAGAGAAGACATATTGCAAAAAGGTTTGAAAAGGAAAAATACATAAATATAGGCAGACTGGCTACAGTCCTTTTGGCCTTACTCGTTGGTGAGCCAAAGACCAAAGAGGCGATCATAGCATCTGGAATGGGAACTTTGCAGTCAGTATCACTTATGTACTCTAGGGAAGATGAATTAGAGGCAGATTTTGTTGCGGCCACAATACTTGAAAAGGCAGGTTTTGGGTGTTTAGGGATTGTGGAATTCTTAAAAAGACTTCGCCTTAAAGGTAAGGATCCTGGACTTCCCCAATACCTTCTTACCCACCCCCACCATGAAGAGAGAATGTCAAAACTAGAGCCTTTCTGTAGAAGAGATGAGAAAAGGGAGAGAAAGGATGATCTTTTCAAATTTATATCCGTAAGAACGAAAATTTTAAATTATCCCTCAAAGACTGAGCTTTTAGCTCATTACCTGCGAAAGTACCAGGAGAATGGAAGTGACGTGCTAGCCGCTTACGGTGCCTCTCTGATTAAGAGCATTTTGGGAAAGAGAGAGGACGCTTTAAAGATAATTGAGTCTATCAACTCCCGTTTTAAAAAGATTTTTCTAGGAGAAATCCTCTTGCGGATTCGAAATTACGAAGAAGCTGCTCAAGTCCTAAAAGGCGAAGAGTCACCTTACGGAAAATACCTTCTTGCTCGTGCTATAGAGGAGTCCGGAAAGTTAAAAGAGGCAAATAGGCTTTACAGTGAGCTACTTTTTTTTGCTGATTCATTTCCCGAAATTTATTTTAGACTCGGTATGAACTATGGAAGATCTGGAAACGAGGCAAAAGGTTTCGAATATCTCGGAAGATACTACCTAGGGATTGGAAGGGAAGATGAAGCAAAAACTTACCTAAAAAAGGCAATTTCTAAGTACGGTGTGAACTCCTCGGAGGCGCAGGAGTTGCTAAGCCTCCTCAGTGGTTTAAGCAAAAGGTAG
- a CDS encoding metallophosphoesterase translates to MVLIGVISDTHLRYPTDEFKSFIERTFGQMDMILHAGDMTSIEVYEFLKIYNLKAVRGNMDDFQLRSLLPDKLSFEIEGLKFGLIHGQGAPFGIEHVVLKEFDNVDVIVFGHSHVPKVSKIGEVHLFNPGSFKKPYSPPPTVGILRVEGKKIEFDHIPVTGL, encoded by the coding sequence ATGGTTTTAATTGGAGTGATCTCTGATACCCATCTTAGGTACCCTACTGATGAATTCAAAAGCTTTATTGAAAGAACTTTTGGCCAGATGGACATGATCTTACACGCAGGCGATATGACTTCGATAGAAGTGTACGAGTTTCTGAAAATATACAACCTCAAAGCCGTGAGAGGAAACATGGACGACTTCCAATTGCGCTCCCTCCTTCCAGATAAACTCTCATTCGAAATTGAGGGTTTAAAGTTCGGACTCATACATGGACAAGGTGCACCTTTCGGAATTGAACATGTTGTCTTGAAAGAGTTCGATAATGTCGATGTGATAGTCTTCGGGCATTCCCATGTCCCAAAAGTTTCAAAAATAGGAGAAGTTCACCTTTTCAACCCAGGATCCTTCAAAAAACCTTATAGCCCACCTCCAACGGTAGGCATCTTAAGAGTGGAAGGAAAAAAAATAGAGTTTGATCACATTCCAGTGACCGGACTTTAA
- a CDS encoding glycoside hydrolase family 57 protein produces MEPLYVLFLWHMHQPFYKNLRTNQYLLPWVLLHGTKDYLDMLLIAQPFDTIRQNFNLVPSLIVQIMDYANGTAEDIHFSLFKKPAAALRLEEKVFILKNFFNSNWDNMIRPFSRYFELLKKRGFYYREGDLFRIAEGFTEEELRDLQVLFFLSWIDPYFFEENGNLRYLKAKGKFFSEEDKTIIEEAQKEIIKRILPTYKRLNDDGKIELTTSPFYHPIIPLLIDTSIAKDSSPDISFPKKGFSHREDAKAQIVKAKELFFEVFGFYPRGMWPPEGSVSYDACLLYSEEGIEWLATDEGILFKTLRMDLTRSALGKEVYSDLLYRPYLFESEEKRLILLFRDKVLSDLISFHYAKLDPKEAVSDFLRRLRKIRDCVEGKVRNPCVLIAMDGENAWEFYKNDGRDFLMFLYEAISKEKYLVSSTVSSYLDNFSDYETLNNIYPGSWIDSNFKIWIGHPEDNLAWELLSKTRDFLESQDRERRNTLAWESMYISQGSDWNWWFGDEHSSENDEVFDFLFRENLSNVYRFLGVEPPNELSIPIITEEREIRPKYEPTAFIYPKIDGQVTNYFEWLGSGYFESWAKGVAMHEPSHLMRKLYFGFNDKSFFIRVDVDRKFLQEESDMVFEVSLIGKETITILYHTQEERIEAPFPAKAAFSDCLEVEIPKEALGSVDRVLFWCTLKLKNLTCDRIPKKGYIRARVPDEKFEAEMWYV; encoded by the coding sequence ATGGAACCTCTCTACGTTCTCTTTCTCTGGCACATGCATCAGCCATTCTACAAAAATCTTCGCACCAACCAGTATTTATTACCGTGGGTCCTCCTCCACGGAACAAAGGATTACCTGGATATGCTTCTTATAGCCCAACCCTTTGACACTATTAGGCAAAACTTCAACCTTGTTCCCTCGCTTATCGTTCAAATTATGGATTATGCAAATGGCACGGCCGAGGACATCCACTTCTCCCTTTTTAAAAAACCGGCGGCTGCCTTAAGATTGGAAGAAAAAGTTTTCATTCTCAAGAACTTCTTTAACTCCAATTGGGATAACATGATTAGACCATTTAGCCGTTATTTCGAACTTTTAAAAAAGAGAGGATTCTATTACCGGGAAGGTGACCTTTTTCGGATCGCAGAAGGATTTACAGAAGAAGAGCTCAGAGACTTACAGGTCCTTTTTTTCCTTTCCTGGATAGACCCGTACTTCTTTGAGGAGAACGGAAACCTAAGGTACTTAAAGGCCAAGGGTAAATTCTTCTCCGAAGAAGATAAAACCATAATTGAGGAAGCTCAAAAAGAAATAATAAAAAGGATACTTCCCACATACAAAAGATTAAACGATGATGGAAAGATAGAGCTTACAACTAGTCCCTTCTACCATCCAATAATTCCACTTCTGATAGATACGTCCATAGCGAAAGATTCGTCTCCGGACATTTCTTTCCCAAAAAAGGGTTTCTCTCACAGAGAAGATGCGAAAGCCCAAATTGTCAAAGCAAAAGAGCTTTTTTTTGAAGTCTTCGGATTTTATCCAAGGGGTATGTGGCCTCCCGAAGGTTCGGTAAGTTACGATGCCTGTCTTTTATACAGTGAGGAGGGTATAGAGTGGCTAGCAACAGATGAAGGTATCCTATTTAAGACTTTACGTATGGATTTAACTAGAAGCGCTTTAGGAAAAGAAGTCTATTCCGATCTTCTTTACAGGCCGTATCTTTTCGAAAGTGAGGAGAAACGCTTAATCCTCCTTTTTAGAGACAAGGTTCTTTCAGATCTCATATCCTTTCATTACGCTAAGCTCGATCCAAAAGAGGCCGTATCCGATTTCTTAAGAAGACTGAGAAAAATAAGAGACTGTGTGGAAGGTAAAGTCAGAAACCCGTGCGTTCTTATCGCTATGGATGGAGAGAACGCATGGGAGTTTTACAAGAACGACGGAAGGGATTTCCTAATGTTTCTTTACGAAGCAATTTCAAAAGAAAAATATCTAGTCTCAAGCACCGTATCCTCATACCTCGACAATTTTTCAGACTATGAGACCTTAAACAACATATATCCTGGATCATGGATTGATAGCAACTTTAAGATCTGGATTGGCCACCCGGAGGACAATCTGGCCTGGGAACTGCTCTCTAAAACCAGAGATTTTCTAGAATCTCAAGACAGAGAAAGGCGAAATACTTTGGCCTGGGAATCGATGTACATTTCTCAGGGGAGCGACTGGAATTGGTGGTTTGGCGATGAACACTCCTCGGAGAATGATGAGGTATTCGATTTCCTATTTAGGGAGAATCTTTCCAACGTGTACAGATTTTTGGGTGTCGAGCCCCCCAATGAGCTCAGTATCCCGATAATCACCGAAGAAAGAGAAATAAGGCCTAAATACGAACCGACAGCTTTTATCTATCCAAAAATAGACGGTCAGGTTACCAACTATTTTGAATGGCTCGGATCGGGATACTTCGAGTCTTGGGCGAAGGGGGTTGCCATGCATGAGCCATCCCATTTGATGAGAAAGCTTTATTTTGGTTTCAATGATAAATCGTTCTTTATCAGGGTAGATGTGGATAGAAAGTTTCTTCAGGAAGAAAGCGATATGGTGTTTGAAGTCTCCCTTATCGGAAAGGAGACTATTACGATTTTATATCACACCCAAGAGGAAAGAATCGAAGCCCCTTTCCCTGCAAAAGCTGCTTTTAGTGATTGTCTTGAAGTCGAGATTCCAAAAGAGGCATTGGGAAGTGTGGATCGCGTACTTTTTTGGTGTACGTTGAAGTTGAAAAATCTAACCTGTGACAGGATCCCGAAGAAGGGGTATATCCGGGCAAGAGTACCTGACGAAAAATTTGAGGCTGAAATGTGGTATGTCTGA
- a CDS encoding response regulator, translating to MKRLLLVDKDETLKESFRLILPREEYDILYAKTGKEGMELAFKERPSVFIVNLNLPDMRGKDLLKNLKEKGIKGSFYVLKEESEDLDLKEEGIDGIIEKPINYLYVIDLLLRGVEESELLREKRRAKTEEVFREFEKEELEKELLDLKKDLEMVVYETVNEAKSRLLAKLEPLVKNHIETYVEKKLPEIAEKVLKKKIEKMIALLKK from the coding sequence ATGAAAAGACTACTTCTCGTGGACAAAGATGAGACTTTGAAAGAGTCTTTCAGACTTATCCTTCCTAGAGAGGAGTACGACATACTCTATGCAAAAACAGGAAAAGAAGGCATGGAGCTCGCGTTCAAAGAAAGACCATCCGTATTTATTGTGAACCTGAACCTTCCTGATATGAGGGGAAAGGATTTATTAAAGAACCTTAAAGAAAAAGGGATAAAAGGAAGTTTTTACGTGTTAAAGGAAGAGTCAGAAGACTTGGACCTGAAAGAGGAGGGAATAGATGGGATTATTGAAAAACCGATAAATTATCTTTACGTCATCGACCTCCTTTTGCGAGGCGTAGAAGAATCCGAACTTTTGAGGGAGAAGAGAAGGGCAAAGACCGAGGAAGTGTTTCGGGAATTTGAAAAGGAGGAACTGGAAAAAGAGCTTTTAGACTTGAAAAAAGATTTAGAAATGGTAGTTTACGAGACAGTGAATGAGGCAAAAAGCAGGCTTTTGGCAAAACTTGAACCTCTCGTAAAAAACCACATCGAAACTTACGTCGAAAAAAAGCTCCCGGAGATTGCAGAGAAGGTCTTAAAGAAAAAAATAGAAAAAATGATAGCTCTGCTAAAGAAATGA
- a CDS encoding AAA family ATPase: MDFHTRVAFGPIRNPFFCETEEDIFYETGFSKEALEHLFFFLNLREGIALLIGEDGAGKTTVLKKFADRVADKYLPIFLDGKHKEKKELVNEIFERFINRPVTSTRMDFKEVLADIVSISLKISKELVLIVDDAHFLSKETLKFLLCLSGLEFGPYRLFHIILAGNWLLLERLKKKGMAEIVKRISVIHFMRPMLYSEAKFYINHRLNMALSLTLTIKEKALEMIFSESKGNLYKFNKTLSEAYCLAKYRRSEIIDEKIANLALESGRTDSKGTLKTLRVLFFVILYSFLFLVLIFGEESFLRLLISGFFNLFGR; the protein is encoded by the coding sequence GTGGATTTTCACACTAGAGTCGCGTTTGGTCCAATAAGAAACCCGTTCTTTTGTGAGACTGAAGAAGATATATTTTACGAAACGGGATTTTCCAAAGAGGCTTTAGAGCACCTCTTCTTCTTTCTGAACCTGAGAGAGGGGATTGCCCTCCTTATAGGAGAAGATGGAGCAGGAAAGACCACAGTTTTGAAAAAGTTCGCGGATCGGGTAGCAGATAAATATCTCCCGATTTTTCTTGACGGAAAACACAAAGAGAAAAAAGAACTGGTCAATGAGATATTTGAAAGATTCATAAATAGGCCAGTCACTTCAACTCGAATGGATTTTAAAGAGGTTTTGGCGGATATTGTATCGATCAGTTTAAAGATCAGTAAAGAGCTCGTCTTGATAGTAGACGACGCCCATTTTCTAAGTAAGGAAACTCTTAAATTCCTCCTTTGTCTTTCCGGGCTCGAGTTTGGTCCTTATAGACTTTTTCACATTATTCTTGCGGGAAATTGGCTTCTTCTAGAAAGACTCAAAAAGAAAGGTATGGCGGAAATAGTAAAAAGGATAAGCGTCATACACTTTATGCGCCCTATGCTCTATTCTGAGGCAAAATTCTACATAAATCACAGGCTAAATATGGCTCTTTCTCTTACCTTGACTATAAAAGAAAAAGCTTTGGAGATGATCTTTTCTGAATCGAAAGGAAATCTTTACAAGTTCAATAAGACTCTGAGTGAGGCGTATTGTCTTGCTAAATACCGGAGATCCGAAATTATCGACGAAAAGATAGCAAATCTTGCACTTGAAAGTGGAAGAACCGATTCAAAAGGTACACTAAAGACTCTGCGGGTGTTGTTTTTTGTTATCCTTTACAGTTTTCTTTTTTTGGTTTTGATTTTTGGAGAAGAATCTTTCCTCCGACTCTTGATTTCTGGCTTCTTCAATCTTTTTGGGAGGTAG
- a CDS encoding glycosyltransferase family 2 protein, protein MLLSVIIPVYNEAKTIIEIVKKVHGSPYEKEIIVVDDGSTDGTKEILENSLELKKIPNIKIIFHKKNMGKGAAIRSGLEVATGEIILIQDADFEYDPIEYPNLLSPILEGKADVVYGSRFLGGPHRVLYFWHYVGNKLITLLSNMFTDLNLTDMETGFKVFRREIIKDINIESNDFCFEPEITAKVAKKRCRIYEVPISYYGRTYEEGKKITWIDGIKAIFAILKYNLFR, encoded by the coding sequence ATGCTCCTTTCTGTGATAATCCCTGTGTACAACGAGGCAAAAACAATTATTGAGATCGTAAAAAAGGTCCATGGGTCTCCCTATGAAAAAGAGATAATAGTAGTAGATGACGGATCCACTGACGGTACAAAAGAGATACTTGAAAATAGTTTGGAACTCAAAAAGATCCCCAACATCAAGATCATTTTTCACAAAAAAAACATGGGAAAAGGGGCTGCCATAAGATCAGGTCTAGAAGTGGCGACCGGTGAAATAATCCTCATTCAGGATGCAGATTTTGAGTATGACCCAATTGAGTACCCGAACCTTCTTTCTCCTATTCTGGAAGGAAAGGCCGACGTTGTTTATGGATCGAGATTTCTCGGTGGCCCCCACAGGGTTTTGTATTTCTGGCACTACGTGGGGAATAAACTTATTACCCTTTTATCGAATATGTTTACTGATCTTAACCTTACGGACATGGAAACAGGATTCAAGGTCTTTCGGCGAGAGATTATAAAGGACATAAACATCGAATCTAACGACTTCTGTTTTGAGCCCGAAATAACAGCAAAGGTGGCAAAGAAAAGATGTAGGATATATGAGGTGCCCATATCCTATTACGGTAGGACTTACGAAGAAGGTAAAAAGATCACTTGGATTGACGGAATAAAAGCCATATTTGCCATACTTAAGTACAACCTTTTTAGGTAG
- a CDS encoding flippase-like domain-containing protein: MKIQKEKWIKISGIGLSLALLYLAIRGVKPELVLETLRRLDIKMLFIPVFFVLIASFLSAAKWSKIVGYGVSVKETFVSLIIGLFINNVLPARIGEIVRAYVLAKKRAIPFSYSFSTVIIDRFFDLVGLLLLVFVFFPRTGLPLWISKLLVGFVGFMVLGVIILISAGKDTVFSYIIEKITKKGKKCSGKIVSRIREIHKNVRRINSPVSLAYISFISFFQWLCMSFSLYMVIKSFGISINPFYVPFVCAFLNIGITLPSSPGYVGLYQFLLVYLLSIFDVPKHEGFSVSIIYHATWYFPYTFLGAIFFVSEHLGFKELYSLKDDKAT; encoded by the coding sequence GTGAAGATTCAAAAGGAAAAGTGGATAAAGATATCAGGTATAGGGCTGAGTTTAGCACTCCTTTATCTAGCAATTCGTGGTGTAAAGCCAGAACTAGTTCTCGAGACCTTACGGAGACTAGATATAAAAATGCTTTTTATTCCCGTTTTTTTTGTCTTAATTGCCTCTTTTCTCAGCGCAGCCAAATGGTCAAAGATAGTAGGGTATGGTGTTTCTGTGAAAGAGACCTTTGTTTCACTTATTATAGGACTCTTTATAAACAACGTTCTTCCTGCAAGGATCGGAGAGATAGTAAGAGCGTATGTCCTCGCAAAAAAGAGGGCCATACCCTTTTCTTATTCCTTTTCCACGGTTATCATTGACAGGTTTTTCGACCTTGTAGGGCTTTTACTTTTGGTATTCGTTTTTTTTCCTAGAACCGGTCTTCCCCTTTGGATTTCAAAGTTGCTTGTGGGTTTTGTTGGATTTATGGTTTTGGGTGTCATAATCCTCATCTCTGCAGGTAAGGATACGGTCTTTTCTTACATAATCGAAAAAATCACGAAAAAGGGTAAGAAGTGCTCAGGAAAGATTGTAAGCAGAATTAGAGAGATCCACAAAAACGTAAGAAGAATAAACTCTCCAGTTTCACTCGCTTACATATCATTCATTTCCTTTTTTCAGTGGCTTTGTATGAGCTTTAGCCTTTATATGGTAATCAAATCTTTTGGGATCTCCATAAATCCATTCTACGTACCCTTTGTCTGCGCCTTTTTAAACATAGGAATAACCCTTCCCTCTTCACCTGGGTACGTGGGGTTATATCAGTTTCTCCTTGTTTACCTTCTTTCAATTTTTGACGTACCAAAACACGAAGGATTTTCAGTGTCTATCATCTATCATGCCACATGGTATTTCCCTTACACCTTCCTTGGGGCCATATTTTTTGTATCAGAACACCTAGGATTTAAGGAACTCTATTCGTTGAAAGATGATAAGGCTACCTAA
- a CDS encoding ketoacyl-ACP synthase III, translating to MKKISIVGTGSYVPEKILSNHDLEKILDTTDEWIYTRTGIKERRIAESNVATSDLCKIACERAMEMAKIKPDDVDLIILATITPDTHCPAGANWLEAKLRCKNAVSFDITAACSGFIFALHVAVNLIRAGTNKTALVVAGEIMSRVVNWNERESCILWGDGAGAAVVTESEEGAEILSTHIHTDGENGDTLLMPGGGSKTTPISHESVDKGLHYLKMIEANKSFRVAVNRFAEACEEAVRANNVRLEDISLIIPHQANLRIIQGMAKKLNFPMEKVYVTIEKYGNISSATVPIALDEAVRDGTIKKGDLVLLTAFGGGLTWGSSLIRW from the coding sequence ATGAAGAAGATATCGATTGTCGGAACGGGTTCTTACGTACCTGAAAAGATTCTTTCCAACCACGATTTGGAGAAAATTCTCGACACAACCGATGAGTGGATCTACACCCGAACCGGAATCAAAGAAAGGAGGATAGCCGAAAGTAATGTAGCAACTTCCGACCTGTGCAAAATTGCATGCGAAAGGGCAATGGAGATGGCAAAAATCAAACCTGATGATGTAGATCTAATCATTCTTGCAACTATTACTCCTGATACCCACTGCCCCGCTGGAGCGAATTGGCTTGAGGCTAAGCTCAGGTGCAAAAATGCAGTATCTTTCGACATTACGGCCGCATGTAGCGGGTTCATCTTTGCCCTCCATGTGGCTGTAAACCTCATAAGAGCAGGGACAAATAAAACAGCTCTCGTCGTCGCCGGAGAGATAATGAGCAGGGTTGTGAACTGGAACGAGAGGGAGAGTTGTATCCTCTGGGGGGACGGTGCTGGTGCGGCTGTTGTGACGGAGTCCGAAGAAGGAGCTGAGATTTTATCTACCCATATCCATACGGACGGAGAAAACGGAGATACTCTCCTTATGCCTGGAGGTGGCTCAAAAACCACTCCAATAAGCCACGAAAGCGTAGATAAAGGTCTCCATTACCTCAAGATGATAGAGGCAAACAAATCGTTTAGAGTCGCTGTTAACAGGTTCGCTGAAGCCTGTGAGGAGGCTGTGAGGGCCAATAACGTGAGATTGGAGGATATTTCCCTCATAATACCCCATCAAGCAAATCTAAGAATAATCCAGGGAATGGCTAAAAAACTCAATTTTCCCATGGAGAAGGTCTATGTGACGATCGAAAAATACGGCAACATATCATCGGCAACAGTTCCTATTGCCCTCGACGAAGCGGTCCGTGACGGAACGATAAAAAAAGGAGATTTGGTCCTTCTTACCGCCTTCGGTGGCGGACTTACGTGGGGAAGCTCGTTGATAAGATGGTAA
- a CDS encoding amidohydrolase family protein, whose product MEEGLIIDSHSHFGPSLTLGIEVSESDLLSQMAKCGIDYVVIIPFPSTAIASDEINRQILIEAEKIKSFIPYHYIREDFDREDFDPIPSGYYGGKWHWMRGKQDMASNYSVLKEKSLPKLIKKLEEKGKPILFEEELKFTEIFVEMAENLKIIIPHLGMLGGNPIDFLRAFKDKENVYFDTSLAPRETILKFCDTVGPERILFASDVPFGRMETELDKVLSLPLSHREKSLILSGNFIRLTGFNI is encoded by the coding sequence ATGGAAGAAGGCCTAATAATCGACAGCCATTCTCATTTCGGACCCTCACTCACCTTAGGAATAGAGGTGAGCGAGTCCGATCTCTTATCCCAGATGGCAAAATGTGGGATAGATTACGTAGTGATAATCCCATTCCCATCAACTGCCATTGCCTCAGACGAGATCAATCGCCAGATCCTCATTGAGGCAGAGAAGATAAAATCCTTCATTCCGTATCACTATATAAGGGAAGACTTCGACAGGGAGGATTTTGATCCAATCCCCTCGGGTTATTACGGTGGAAAATGGCACTGGATGCGGGGTAAACAAGACATGGCATCTAACTACTCGGTACTAAAAGAGAAAAGTCTCCCAAAACTCATAAAAAAATTGGAGGAGAAAGGTAAACCTATCCTTTTCGAGGAAGAGTTAAAATTCACTGAGATCTTCGTTGAGATGGCAGAGAATCTCAAAATAATAATACCCCATCTTGGCATGCTCGGTGGAAATCCAATAGATTTTTTACGTGCTTTTAAAGACAAGGAGAACGTCTACTTTGATACCTCGCTTGCACCAAGGGAAACCATTCTTAAATTCTGTGATACAGTTGGGCCGGAAAGGATACTCTTTGCCTCCGACGTCCCCTTTGGACGGATGGAGACAGAGCTTGATAAAGTGCTGAGTCTTCCTTTGTCCCACAGAGAAAAGTCACTTATCCTTTCCGGAAACTTCATAAGACTTACAGGATTTAACATCTAG